A genomic window from Erpetoichthys calabaricus chromosome 17, fErpCal1.3, whole genome shotgun sequence includes:
- the LOC114667225 gene encoding interferon-inducible GTPase 5-like — translation MDDYDYITSEEIEKIKVAMESNGLERAAAVIQAHLESSDNVELNIAITGESGSGKSTFVNAFRGLDDEHPEAASSGVTETTVVPTKYTYPKFDKVFIWDLPGIGTPNFKAEEYLEKVNFKTYDFFIIIASERFKSSGVQLANEIQKMKKTFYFVRSKIDDSLRAAQRRKNYNEEETLELIQQDCVRGLQELDICSPKVFLISSFELNLYDFPKLEETIEKELPKHKRHVLLLTLPNMSFQVNERKRKSFRANIWKLATVSCLVATVPIPGLSVVCDVTILVTELRKYYKAFGLDDESLQNLANRVKKPIQELKSVLKSPLTAEISKDVVIKLLTKFAGAKYMVVEYVFTNIPVIGSVIAGSISYKTTSMMLHSCLNELADDASNVLKKAFESEM, via the coding sequence ATGGACGATTATGACTATATCACATCTGaggaaattgaaaaaataaaagtggcaATGGAATCTAATGGCTTAGAAAGAGCAGCAGCTGTAATTCAGGCTCACTTGGAGTCCTCAGACAACGTAGAGCTGAATATTGCCATCACTGGTGAATCTGGATCTGGGAAATCCACCTTTGTGAATGCCTTCAGGGGTCTCGATGACGAACATCCAGAGGCTGCGTCCAGTGGTGTGACAGAGACTACTGTGGTGCCAACCAAATATACCTATCCAAAGTTTGACAAAGTATTTATCTGGGACCTTCCAGGAATAGGAACGCCAAATTTTAAAGCTGAAGAATATCTGGAGAAAGTGAACTTTAAAACGTATGACTTTTTCATAATTATTGCTTCAGAACGCTTCAAATCTAGTGGCGTGCAACTTGCCAATGAGattcaaaaaatgaagaaaacattttattttgtcagaTCTAAGATTGATGACAGCCTGAGGGCAGCACAAAGGAGAAAAAACTATAATGAAGAGGAGACCCTAGAACTGATCCAACAAGACTGTGTTAGAGGCCTACAGGAATTAGACATTTGCTCGCCCAAAGTCTTCCTGATCTCTAGTTTTGAACTGAACCTCTATGACTTCCCAAAATTGGAGGAGACCATTGAAAAGGAGCTCCCAAAGCATAAAAGACATGTTCTGCTGCTCACGCTGCCAAATATGAGCTTTCAGGTCAATGAACGAAAACGCAAATCATTTCGAGCCAATATCTGGAAACTCGCCACTGTGTCGTGTTTGGTTGCAACTGTGCCCATCCCAGGGCTGTCTGTTGTGTGTGATGTCACCATCCTAGTCACAGAGCTGAGAAAATATTACAAGGCCTTCGGTCTTGATGACGAATCTCTTCAGAATCTAGCTAACAGAGTCAAAAAGCCTATCCAAGAGCTGAAATCTGTGCTCAAGTCCCCTCTGACAGCAGAGATCTCCAAAGATGTTGTTATCAAGTTGCTGACCAAGTTTGCAGGTGCAAAATATATGGTTGTAGAATATGTATTTACCAATATCCCAGTTATTGGGTCAGTCATAGCGGGGAGTATTTCCTATAAAACAACATCTATGATGCTTCATAGCTGCTTAAATGAATTGGCAGATGATGCAAGCAACGTCTTGAAAAAGGCCTTTGAATCTGAAATGTGA